Within the Sulfurimonas hongkongensis genome, the region TAGCACTTAAAAACAGATGTTTAGGATGTCACGGTATTGACATAAAAAAGGTTGGACCATCTCTTGTAGATATAGCAAATAAATTTGCGGACTATAAAGATGAGATGATTCAAAGTATTAAAAATGGAAGTAAAGGAGTCTGGTCAAAGGGTGCTATTATGCCAGCATTTAGTGAGATAGATGATAAGGAGTTAGAAATTTTATCTGAGTGGATTTTAAAAACTCCCTCAAATTTAGATAAAATTAAACATTGAATCCCTCAAGGGTAAATAAAAACTTTTTAAAGGAACTCAAATCATGGCAACACTTATCATACTAAATCACCAACCTTATGATGGAAGCGACATCACTTACAATGCTCTTAGACTGGTAAAAACTCTACATAAAAGAGGAGAGGTGGTCCAAATATTTATTATGAATGATGGCGTTGATTTGGCGCGTGATAATACGCTAAAACCCGAATTTTATGATTTTGACTTAGTGGCAATTTTAAAAGAGTTATATCATGATGGAGTAGCACTTAAAGTATGTGGCACATGTCAAGCTAGATGCGGACTTAACAAAAACGAGCCATATTTTGACAAAAATATCAAAGCAACGATGCAAGATCTTGCCTCTTGGACTATGGCAGCTGATAGAGTGCTTACTTTTTAAAGAAAGAGTGATTTTTACAAGTCTGAGATAACCCTCTTCATCCCTTTAAAAACCAAGTGCTCATCCACCCTTGCTTCTTTGAAGATTTTAGCAAATAAGTTTGCATCTCCACCTGTTAATATTATCTCCATCTTATGTGACATCACTTCACAGTAGAGTGTTTTTAGGTAACCGTAGGTTATGGCATCTTGTGAATTTTTTGGTAGTCCTCTCAAGTCAATGTCAAAGTTAAACTCATAAGCTAGTGCGCTAGAGATGTTTTTATAACTCTCGCTCATTGTCTTTAGTCCAGGATAGATAAAACCACCCTCAAAGACTCCATCTCTTTTAACATCAACTGTTATAGCACTTCCTGCATCTAAGATAATGCCTCCCTCTATAGCTTCAAGAGCCATCATCCTATCCACGCCCATAGTCTCGTAGTACTTTGCTTTATCCAAATGAGTGGAGATGTCTACCCAGTTTGCTAGATTTTTTAAGCTTATATCTACATCCTTGTTTACGCTGATATAGTAAACTTTATGTTTAACTTCACTTGCATCAAAACTCTTTACATCCTTTTTAAAGCTCTCGCTTTGGGACAAAAAATGATACGAAGTGTTGCCAATATCACATAAAAGCATTAGTAAATCTTCCAGCCTTTAGTGCTTAGTGCTTCTTTTGCTTTTGAGCAAAGTGGTGCATCTATAAATACTATTTTATGCTTAAAATCATGTTCAAAAAAGATAGATAATTTTTCATAAATCTCTTCAAATTTATACACATCACGCATAAGCACCCTACTCTTTTGAGAAATTGCAAAGATAGCCCAAAAACAGCCTCTTATATCAGTAGCTTTATATATCTTTATCTTATTTCTGATACCAAGCTCTTTTGGAGAGACTTCTTGCATCTTTTTATAAATCTTACCCTTTAATCTTAGGGCATCTACTAAGGTTTGCATATCTATGATTAGCCTTTTTTTAAGTAGTATTTTAGCTAAATTTAGATTAAAAAGTCTTGCACCATATAAAGTGATAAGAAGTATCACTATTGGTAAATGTTTCATATAGTCATTATAAAGTTAAATATTTTCAATCTTATAAATAACTCAATATACAAAAAAGGAATATATGTTATAATCTAGACTTAATCAATTTATAATTACAAATAAAGGAAATATGCTAATGAAAAAAATGCTTAGTATGCTGTTTTTAGCACTATCTTTAAACGCTTCTGATATTGGCATCTCAAAGGCTTTAACTCTTGAAGAAGCCATAGAGATTTTAAAATCAAAGAATTTAGAGATAAAGAGTGCATCCTTTGATGTGGACTCTGCAAGAGCTGAAATTAAAACTGCAAGTGGCAGTCACTGGGGTAAACTTGACTTTATACAAGACTTTTCAAACTCAAATGATGCTGGAAATGTATTTGGATTTAAACTCACTTCAAGAGAAGCAGATTTTAATGATTTTGGATTTGATGAGTTTTTAGCTCAAATGGGTGGCTTGCCGGGTAATACAAACACCCTCTTAGCTACACAACCAGATAACTTAAACTACCCAGACTCAAGAAACTTTTTTCAAAGCAAACTAAAGTATGAAGTGCCTCTTTTTACAGGTTTTCAAATATCTAGTTATGTTGAGATTATGGAGTCTATGTCTAAGATGAAAGGCTTAGAAAAAGAGCAAGTGATAAATGAACAGGTTTATCAGTTAAGAAAAAGTTTTTATGACATGGCACTCCTAAGGAGTTCATCTAAAAATCTAAACAAGATTCTCTCAAACATAAAGACACTAGAGAAGATGACAGAGGAGATGATAGTTGTAGGCTATGCAAAAAAAGTTGATCTTCTTGAAGTTCAAGCTAAAAAGGGAAATGTGGAGAGACTACTCCTTCAAATGAAGTCAAATCAGGAGCTACTCTACCACTACATAAGTTTTTTACTAAATGAAAAGGTAAATAACATCACTACAACTGTATCAGATGTAGTGATGCCAGAGTTTAGCAATGACTATATTTTAGATAATAACCTTGATATTAAAAGAGCAACAACGGGCTTAGAAGTTCGCCAAAGTATGCTAGATGTCTCAAAATCAGCCTACTATCCGATGATTGGAGCTTTTGCGGAGGTCTCAACTGCCGATGATACATTTTTAGGAGATGCTGATGACCACAAGGCTTATACAGTTGGTGCTAGGCTTACATGGAACATCTTCAATGGTGGCATAGATGGTGCAAAGATAGAAAAATCTCGCATAGATCAGTTAAAAACAAAGACTCAGGTTGAGTTAGCAAAAAAGGGTATATCTCTAAAAGTAGATGAGATAAGAACAGAGATAGAGACTTACAACTTAGAAATAAGTTCACTAAAAAAAGAGCTAAAGCTTGCAAATGAGATATACAAAAATTATGAGGGTAGATACAGAGAAAAACTTGTATCTATGAGCGATGTTATCATAAAGCAATCTGAACAGATTCAAAAAATATTAGAACTGCAAAAGGCAAAAAACAAAAGAAATGAACGTATTTTTGCACTTGAAAAATTAGCAAATGGAGAAAATAGATAATGAAAAAACTTTTACTACTAATAGCAATATCAGCATCATTAATAGCTGAGACACTTACACTCGCAGGAAGTGTTATTTCAGATAACCAAAAGATGATTACAAGCCGTTTTATGGGCTTTGTAACTCAAGTGAATGTAAGTGAGGGAGAGAGAGTTACAAAAGACCAAATCCTCTACTCCATAGACTCTAGAGAGATAGATTCTGCAAAAAGGCAAGCTGAACTAAGTCTTCAAATGTATCAAAACCAATACTCAAATGTAAAACTAAATCTAGAGAGATATAAGAGGCTTTTAGCTCAAGATATGGTCTCAAAGTATGAGGTAGAAAATCTAGAGTTAGCTGCACTAAACCTTCAAAATATGATGTCAATTGCAAAAGCAAGGCTTCAAGAGGTAAAAAACCAATATAGATATCTAAATGTTAAAGCACCAAACAGTGGCGTAGTAGTTGCTAAAAACATTAAAGTTGGCGAGATGGCTATGCCTGGAATGCCAGCTATCATACTCTCAGACTTAAGCAGTCTTAAAATCTCAGCAGAAATAGCTGAGAATGATCTGAACCGCATTCACCACGGTAAAAAAGTCATAGTTAAGATTCCATCCATTGGCATCGATAGCATAGGTGAAGTAACTGCCATCATCCCAAGTTCAAACCCAATGACACACACTTTTAAAATCAAGGTCTCTTTTAAGAGTAATAGCAAGTCAGTTTACCCTGGTATGTACGCTACAGTTGAGATAGACTAAGGCTTATTGATGAATAACAATAAAAAATCTTATAAGCCTAATGATTTGGCTGGAAAACTAGCGCGTGGATTTTTAAGAAATCCTCTAACAATAGTTCTTGGAATATTTTTACTCGCTATTGGTTATCTCTCGCTTATAATTATGCCACGAGAAGAAAATCCTCAAATGGTTGTGAGTGGTTCAACGGTCATAGTAGCACTTCCAGGTGCGAGTGCCGCTGAGATACAAAAAGTTATAGTAAAACCACTAGAGAGAAAGCTAAAAGAGGTAAAAGGTGTTGAGCATATCACAGGAATGGCTATGGACAATGTTGGCGTAGTAAACGCTGCATTTTTTATAGGAGAAGAAAAAGAAAATTCTAACTTAAAAGTCTATGACAAGATAATGCAAAATTCTGATATCTTTCCAAAAGGAGCGATGAATCCCATCATCAAACCTCTTGATATAGATGTAGATATTCCAGTTGTCTCAGTTGCATTTTACTCAAACAACAAAGAGATGAGTAAGACTGAACTTTATGATAGAGTTAAAAAAATACAGCATCATATAAACGGACTTGAAAATGTTGCAGTCACGGAACTAAAGGGTGGAAATAAAACTCAGTTTAACATAGAAGTAGATCTAAATAAACTCTCAGGCTACAATCTATCTATGGGGCAGATTGTTCAAGCTGTGCAATCCCTTTCATACAGCGTTCCAGCCGTTAAAAATCGGACTGATGACAACAAAATCATCATGGTTGGCGTAAAAAATGCAATAGAAAATGCAAAAGACATAGAAAATATCATAGTAGCCGAGCATATGGGCTCAACTATCCATCTAGGTGAAGTTGCAAGGGTTGAAAAGTCTTATGACATTCAAAACTTTAAATCTGTTCAAATAAGTATCAAGGATGAGAACAAAGAATTTACTGCCCTTAGAGATCAAGTTACTCTAACGGTGTCAAAGCTTCAAGGTACAAACGCTGTTATAATAGCAGATGCAGTAAAGAGTGAACTTGAGACTTACAAGTCACTCCTTCGTGAAAACGGCATAAACTATGTCATCACTAGAAACGATGGAGAGAGAGCTAACGAAGCTGTAAATGAACTTGTTTTTCATCTTGTTTTATCCATAATTATCATCGCTATCTTACTAGCACTTGTTCTTGGATGGAGAGAGTCACTTATAGTTACTTTTACAGTCCCTGCTATCTTGGCTATAACTCTTTTTGTAGCCTACTTAACAGATCAAACCATCAACCGAATCACGCTCTTTGCCTTTTTACTCTCACTTGGGCTTTTAGTTGATGCCGCGATAATTGTGATAGAAAATATTCATAGACACTTTCACGATAAAGAATCTGCACATTGTGATGCAGATAGTTTAATGGTTCGTGCAACTGATGAAATAGGTCCACCTACAAATATCGCGACACTTGCTATTATCATGACTATGATTCCTATGGCTTTTGTTGGACAGATGATGGGGCAATTTATGAAGCCTATCCCTGCAAATGTTCCAGTAGCACTTATAGCCTCTCTATTTGTCGCATATATCTTTACGCCTTACTTAGCTCTTAGGATGTTAAAGCGACCAGATTTTTCAAAAGGAGGAGAGCATTAATGTTTAAAAAGTTTGAAATTGCAGTAAAAAAAAGCATCCAAAGTTCAACTCAAAGAAGACTTATACTCTTTGCAACTTTAGTAGCTTTTATACTCTCAGTATTAATGATAGCACCCTCTAAAATGGTTTTAGCAAAGATGCTACCAGGTAAAAATAATGACACTTTTACCATCTACACAACTTTAGCAAATGGGAGCTCTGTAGAGCAGACTAAACATGTGACTGATTGTGTAGTTAGTGAACTTCAAAAAGAAGATGAAGTCTTAGATATAGAGGTATTTTTAGGCATGGGAGCACCTCTTGATTTTGCTGGACTTATCAAAGGCTCACACTTTAAAAATGGTGAACATGAAGCTGAGATAGTCTTAAATCTTACAAAAAAACACGACAGAAGTGAACCATCTTATATGATGGTGCAACGTCTCCGCCCTCTTATTGTAAAGAACTGTGGGTCCATTTATGAAGACACCATCATCTCTTTTGTAGAACCACCAGCTGGTCCTCCTGTTTTAGCAGCTGTAGTTGCTGAAATATATGGTAATGATACTGATGGTATAAGAGAGCTTGCAAACAGAGTTAGTGAAGTCTTTAAAAAGACTGATGGCTTAGTAGATGTAGATGTTATGCAAGATGATATCTATGACACATATGAGATTCAAGTTAACAGCACAAAAGTAGCTCGCTCAGGAGTTAGTGTAAAACAGTTAAATGATATCATTTATTTAGCATTTGAAGGTATGGAGATTAGTGTTAAAAACTCTGATGTTTATAATGATCAGATTCCTATCTATCTATCACTAAGTAGAGAATCAAAAAGATTTTCTTCAAAAGAGCTAAGCGCCGTAAGAGCAAAGCTTGCATCCCTGAAACTGATGAATAAACAGGGCATGATGATCCCCATCACTGAGCTAGTAACTATAGTTCCTAAAAAGTCAAATCCGCTTATTATGAGTAAAAACTTGCATCAGATGACAAATGTTGTAGCAGAGACAGATATGGTCTCACAAGTCTATCCTCTCATGGAAGCGAGAAATGTTATCATCGATACTTTTAGCGATAAGTACTTAGTTGAGAAAATCGGTCTTTTTAACCTAAAATTGACAGATAAAGAGAATAAAAAAGTATACAAACTTCTTTGGGATGGAGAGATGGAAGTGACACTAGATACTTTTGTAGAGCTTGGAGCTGCTTTTATAGCTGCACTTGTTTTAATATTTCTACTCATGGTCATTTACTATAAAAGTTATACCATAAGTGGTATCATTTTATTAGGTTCATTCTTGTCCATCATCGGAGTAATTGTCGGTCACTGGATTATGGATATTTTTACAACAGACACCTTTTTTCTAACTGCAACTTCGCTTATAGGCTTTATCGCGCTCATAGGTATAAGTTCAAGAAACTCTCTACTTCTTATAGACTTTGCAAAGTCTCTTATGAGTGAAAAATCGATGTCAAAAGCTGATGCTATTGCATATGCCGCAGCAACTCGTGCAAAACCTATCTTTCTAACCGCAGCTGCTATCATCCTAGCATCTACTCTTCTAGCTGGAGATGCTGTCTTTGGAGGATTAGGAGTAGCACTAATCTTTGGAACAATAGCCGCTGTTATTGCTTCACTCATAGTAGTTCCAGTTCTTCTATATAACGCAGATTTAGAGAGACACTTTAACTTAGATAAATAATTGCAAAAAGGCGAGGCTCATCGTGGAGAATGCCATTGGTTGGCACTCCTAAAAGCCTCACTTTTTAAAAAATGTGTTATTTTACTCTTTATATATAAAGTCAAATTAGGTATTATCCATCCTTAAAGGTAAAATACAGTAAAAAGAAAAACATATGAGACTATTTATACTCTTCTTATCGCTAATCTCTCTCTCATTGGCTGAACCAATTGTAAATATAAACTCAGATAAGTTTAGCATTACAGATTTTAAACTAAGTTATCTTATTGACAATACGCATAAACTAAAATTTGAAGATATCAAAACCATGCAATTTGAGCAAGGTCAAAACAAGGACTCTTTAGGCGTTAAAGTCAAAAATGTTTGGAT harbors:
- a CDS encoding DsrE/DsrF/TusD sulfur relay family protein, which translates into the protein MATLIILNHQPYDGSDITYNALRLVKTLHKRGEVVQIFIMNDGVDLARDNTLKPEFYDFDLVAILKELYHDGVALKVCGTCQARCGLNKNEPYFDKNIKATMQDLASWTMAADRVLTF
- a CDS encoding type III pantothenate kinase produces the protein MLLCDIGNTSYHFLSQSESFKKDVKSFDASEVKHKVYYISVNKDVDISLKNLANWVDISTHLDKAKYYETMGVDRMMALEAIEGGIILDAGSAITVDVKRDGVFEGGFIYPGLKTMSESYKNISSALAYEFNFDIDLRGLPKNSQDAITYGYLKTLYCEVMSHKMEIILTGGDANLFAKIFKEARVDEHLVFKGMKRVISDL
- a CDS encoding TolC family protein, with product MKKMLSMLFLALSLNASDIGISKALTLEEAIEILKSKNLEIKSASFDVDSARAEIKTASGSHWGKLDFIQDFSNSNDAGNVFGFKLTSREADFNDFGFDEFLAQMGGLPGNTNTLLATQPDNLNYPDSRNFFQSKLKYEVPLFTGFQISSYVEIMESMSKMKGLEKEQVINEQVYQLRKSFYDMALLRSSSKNLNKILSNIKTLEKMTEEMIVVGYAKKVDLLEVQAKKGNVERLLLQMKSNQELLYHYISFLLNEKVNNITTTVSDVVMPEFSNDYILDNNLDIKRATTGLEVRQSMLDVSKSAYYPMIGAFAEVSTADDTFLGDADDHKAYTVGARLTWNIFNGGIDGAKIEKSRIDQLKTKTQVELAKKGISLKVDEIRTEIETYNLEISSLKKELKLANEIYKNYEGRYREKLVSMSDVIIKQSEQIQKILELQKAKNKRNERIFALEKLANGENR
- a CDS encoding efflux RND transporter periplasmic adaptor subunit, which encodes MKKLLLLIAISASLIAETLTLAGSVISDNQKMITSRFMGFVTQVNVSEGERVTKDQILYSIDSREIDSAKRQAELSLQMYQNQYSNVKLNLERYKRLLAQDMVSKYEVENLELAALNLQNMMSIAKARLQEVKNQYRYLNVKAPNSGVVVAKNIKVGEMAMPGMPAIILSDLSSLKISAEIAENDLNRIHHGKKVIVKIPSIGIDSIGEVTAIIPSSNPMTHTFKIKVSFKSNSKSVYPGMYATVEID
- a CDS encoding efflux RND transporter permease subunit; its protein translation is MNNNKKSYKPNDLAGKLARGFLRNPLTIVLGIFLLAIGYLSLIIMPREENPQMVVSGSTVIVALPGASAAEIQKVIVKPLERKLKEVKGVEHITGMAMDNVGVVNAAFFIGEEKENSNLKVYDKIMQNSDIFPKGAMNPIIKPLDIDVDIPVVSVAFYSNNKEMSKTELYDRVKKIQHHINGLENVAVTELKGGNKTQFNIEVDLNKLSGYNLSMGQIVQAVQSLSYSVPAVKNRTDDNKIIMVGVKNAIENAKDIENIIVAEHMGSTIHLGEVARVEKSYDIQNFKSVQISIKDENKEFTALRDQVTLTVSKLQGTNAVIIADAVKSELETYKSLLRENGINYVITRNDGERANEAVNELVFHLVLSIIIIAILLALVLGWRESLIVTFTVPAILAITLFVAYLTDQTINRITLFAFLLSLGLLVDAAIIVIENIHRHFHDKESAHCDADSLMVRATDEIGPPTNIATLAIIMTMIPMAFVGQMMGQFMKPIPANVPVALIASLFVAYIFTPYLALRMLKRPDFSKGGEH
- a CDS encoding efflux RND transporter permease subunit yields the protein MFKKFEIAVKKSIQSSTQRRLILFATLVAFILSVLMIAPSKMVLAKMLPGKNNDTFTIYTTLANGSSVEQTKHVTDCVVSELQKEDEVLDIEVFLGMGAPLDFAGLIKGSHFKNGEHEAEIVLNLTKKHDRSEPSYMMVQRLRPLIVKNCGSIYEDTIISFVEPPAGPPVLAAVVAEIYGNDTDGIRELANRVSEVFKKTDGLVDVDVMQDDIYDTYEIQVNSTKVARSGVSVKQLNDIIYLAFEGMEISVKNSDVYNDQIPIYLSLSRESKRFSSKELSAVRAKLASLKLMNKQGMMIPITELVTIVPKKSNPLIMSKNLHQMTNVVAETDMVSQVYPLMEARNVIIDTFSDKYLVEKIGLFNLKLTDKENKKVYKLLWDGEMEVTLDTFVELGAAFIAALVLIFLLMVIYYKSYTISGIILLGSFLSIIGVIVGHWIMDIFTTDTFFLTATSLIGFIALIGISSRNSLLLIDFAKSLMSEKSMSKADAIAYAAATRAKPIFLTAAAIILASTLLAGDAVFGGLGVALIFGTIAAVIASLIVVPVLLYNADLERHFNLDK